From one Lycium ferocissimum isolate CSIRO_LF1 chromosome 7, AGI_CSIRO_Lferr_CH_V1, whole genome shotgun sequence genomic stretch:
- the LOC132064116 gene encoding probable mitochondrial import inner membrane translocase subunit TIM21, protein MQHVRRSGFSLKTRLLSNVVKSSCNKFDSFLEYMPSRTISDVGISRFSSMAAETAAFNLSAKRELVTSGCARRSVAATYPATNVIDEAAGIPVLYRNRRSTQCLMTFRSPFQLVNTVGINPQSSCFARSFASKASGSTQKQSQARKDVSTVEDPFDAPTYNIPEKPVTFTEGASYSLIILAGLAVAGAAAYGVFKELIFQPKEYKIFNKGLERVQNDGQVKARIGSPITGYGSESRNRAARQRVPNRIWTDEDGVEHVEVNFYIRGPHGAGKVYTEMFHDKVDKQWKFTYLIVEIKSPSPTQLMLESYVPA, encoded by the exons ATGCAGCATGTAAGGAGAAGTGGGTTTTCATTGAAGACTAGGTTGTTGTCCAATGttgtaaaatcatcatgcaACAAGTTTGATTCTTTCTTGGAATATATGCCTTCAAGAACCATATCTGATGTGGGTATTAGTCGTTTCTCGTCTATGGCTGCTGAAACTGCTGCTTTCAACCTTTCTGCCAAAAGG GAACTGGTAACATCAGGTTGTGCAAGGAGATCGGTAGCTGCTACTTATCCAGCCACGAAC GTTATCGATGAAGCTGCTG GAATTCCTGTTCTCTACAGAAATCGAAGGAGTACGCAATGCTTAATGACCTTTAGATCACCGTTTCAGCTTGTCAACACCGTAGGCATAAATCCTCAATCATCTTGCTTTGCTAGATCATTTGCGTCAAAGGCTTCTGGGTCGACACAAAAACAATCACAG GCTCGAAAGGATGTATCTACTGTTGAGGATCCTTTTGATGCTCCTACCTACAATATCCCAGAGAAGCCTGTGACGTTTACTGAGGGAGCTTCCTATAGTCTTATCATTCTTGCAGGACTTGCAGTTGCTGGTGCTGCTGCATATGGAGTTTTTAAGGAACTAATTTTTCAGCCAAAAGA GtacaaaatattcaacaaaGGCCTCGAGAGGGTTCAAAATGATGGTCAA GTTAAGGCAAGAATTGGATCCCCTATAACAGGCTATGGATCAGAAAGTAGAAATCGTGCTGCACGCCAACGCGTCCCCAATAGGATATGGACTGACGAAGACGGAGTTGAGCATGTTGAG GTCAATTTTTATATTCGCGGTCCACATGGAGCTGGCAAGGTTTATACAGAAATGTTCCACGACAAGGTGGATAAGCAGTGGAAGTTCACATATTTGATCGTTGAGATCAAATCACCTTCCCCAACTCAACTGATGCTCGAGTCATATGTACCTGCCTGA
- the LOC132064118 gene encoding uncharacterized protein LOC132064118 — translation MNENEVNNAGGRWWALASGGQLVWGIYALRRGYAGECGMMPLKAFAVASLFVGATASASMASLRAYGIYSVEDMKVVGESIRTGLGSTRDD, via the exons ATGAACGAAAACGAAGTGAACAACGCCGGTGGGCGGTGGTGGGCGTTGGCGAGTGGTGGTCAGTTAGTATGGGGAATATACGCATTAAGGAGAGGTTATGCCGGCGAATGTGGTATGATGCCTCTTAAAGCCTTCGCCGTCGCCTCTCTTTTCGTCGGCGCAACTGCCTCCGCCTCTATGGCTTCTCTTCGCGCCTACGGCATCTACTCT GTCGAAGACATGAAGGTTGTTGGGGAAAGTATAAGAACCGGACTTGGGTCGACACGAGATGACTAA